aatatttgagaGAAGCATGATATAGCAGCggttaacattttttaacagtTGTGAGGCCCTGCTGAAACAATTTCAGGAGGCGAAGCCAGACAAGATGCTGCAAACTGCCGTTACCGTCAGCTCAGGCTCGCAGTTCGCAAAATACACTTTGTGATCTTCATAATTTAATTTGtatacacaaaaagaaaaaaaaaatgccacaaatggtTCTTAGAGATTCTTTTAGTATATTCCTATGTACAAATCAGGCACTCAGAGCTGacaatgcataattttttttgaacccccgaccccacccccacccaaaataAAGTACACCCCGAAAGACGACACGTCCGACTTCGAGTATTGggtcaacacatttcatcaAAGAGGTCAACGTTTGGTTATTCGCTAGCGCAACCTTTGAACTTAACTTAAAACGTAAAAacaaaaagctctttttttccagttcGTTCTTCCTCCTGGCTCGATGAAACAAAAGCGACAAGAAGAATGCAAATCTCCACGTTGAGATTGTGTGAATTACTGAATAATAAATGACCGGGATCGCGGGACAATCATCTTTATGAAGAGTCAAAACGGGGGCGGGACTGGGCGCTCCCTGAGGAGGCGTGGCTGACCTTGGCTTGACCTCGATCGGGAGGAATAAAGGCAAGAAGAACAGCGGCGAGTCTACGCATCCTCGCggaaggggggtgggtgggggggcgaTCACACGATCGctgagattgtttttttttttctcccccccccccgttaggCTCAGCGCAAAGCCCGTAAACGTAACTGTCACATTATTTCGCCGTTGGTTGCCGCGTCAGTAGAAGCAGACCGTGTGGAGGAAGGCCCTGCTGCTCTTGTCCTCGAACTCCTGCAGGAGCTCGTCGATCTCGTTCTCCATGTCGTCCGTGTGCTGGATCTGCGCAAAGATGTGAGGAccggggtggggagggggggggggtgaaatatGTAAACATCCATTTTAATGTGCCATCAGTTAAgacttgaaatatttgaaaatgagatTGCGTGCGAGTGCCCTGAACATGAAACTCACACAACTGAACTGGACTTACTGTACCAGATTCATAAAACTGGTTTAACCCACGAACATTTTTCGCCCCAAGAAAATGTCATTAAGTAATTCTTTCGcttaccactagagggagcctaAATACCACAACAGATACTTTTACGACACTTGAGTACGATGTTATAAACCATAACGAGACCAAAACGTAAGGTCCAAGTTGCTGTGTAATTTAAACTCATTTTACGATATGAACGTTAAAACGAGCTAAAATATTCGATTTGGGGAGGGGgtgacgtgggggggggggtgacacacacacccaaatttCACTCTTCCAATACCCATCTAGACTAAAATTAGCTCATCTTTGATATTCAAAGCTCGCCTCTTGGTCAAGATACGTCACTTCACCATGGCGACCAAATCCTGTTGAAAAATATTACAGaaataactgcaaaaaaaattacgtTTTTCTGATGAATAATagaaaggtaaaaaaatgatttaaaaagtgTCTCCAGCCATCTGTGAGGAGATTTTACATGCCCTCGCTGAGCTTTTGTCGGTTTTCTGTGGGTACTCCCGtcttccaacatcccaaaacgtGCATGTTTGGTTTATCGTCAACTCTCAATTGCTCTTTGATGCGAATGTGCGAGTACAAGGTTGCTTATCGAcgcgtgtgccctgcgattggctggcgacccacTCGGGGGTGTACCTTGCCCCTTGCCAAGTCAGCTTGGGTGGGCTCCAGCTCGCGCCAGTGACAAATGAGTGCTATAAAAATTTGATGGATGGAGAAAGGTGAAGAAgagagcgagggggggggggtgcttgtaGGTGTGCCATTGAGCAGTACCACAATTTTTGAATACATGTACCATTACACCCCTAGTTATATTTCTGATCaaagcctattttttttcttcttcagaaaGAGCATactccacaggtgtcaaactcaaggcccgggggccagatctggcccgctgcatgattttacatGGCCTGCAGAGGCAAATCACATGCATCGACTTCcgtgatttgttgttgttgttgaaatctgtaccaaaatttcaaattgtccaataaatgataatgttgcgctattacaagcatttctgtgttaccaaacaacaatagttggaaaaacccattactcttAATTTCTGAtgccaaaactagttcataaatttcatgcgcaaatatgatgaggcggtttcACAGCCacaacggccctttgagggaaaccgcaagtacaatgtggcctgtgacaaaaatgagtttgacgccacTGGCATAGTCAAACCtcaaattacaataaatatccatccatccatgcatccgtccattttctttaccgcttatcctcacgagggtcacggggagcaccggagcctatcccagctgtcaacgggcaggaggcggggcacaccctgaactggtcgccagacaatcgcagggcacatggagacaaacagctgcactcacaaatcacacctatgtgcaatttagagtgttcagttaatgttgcatgtttaagggatgtgggaggaaaccggagtgccctggggaaaccccacgcaggcacggggacaacatgcaaactctacacaggcgtgggccgggatcgaacccgggtcctcagaactgtgaggccaccgtgtcgccaaattacagtaaatatttctaTGAAAAACATGCAGGGAACTAATATTAAACGAAACAGCTGAGTTGGCGTCCAAGCATGCGTTTCGGTGGCACGTGACAACATTCGCACAGCCAGAACGCAAACCAGCGAATTGTGCGCAATTGGGTGCTACTTTAAATCGAGGAccccttgtgattttttttttctagccgtCCGTCCGGTGCCTGCTTAAAATGGGTCTACGGAGGGaaccaaaatgtaaaatgaacttTAGCAAATGCGAAAAATTTGACGGTGGGGGCGTCGCCATCCTGTGACCTCATCTCATCCTTTTTTTGCTCAAGTTCTACACTAATTTTGACAAATctcaggggtgggggggggcaagatGTCCACAAGCCAGGCACTTTATTCGATGCACCAGAACTCTTTGAGACCCAACAGAAATCTCCGCAGCCAAAGCTTTTTACAAAGATGATGCTCAGTTGTGATTGATAATGACAAAGGTTTATTATAGCACCATAACGGTTTCTTGGTGTTTTATCTAAAATGATCCATCTAAAAAAATGCTCACTTTATGTTCATGACAATGCCGGAGGTAGTTATTGAGAGTGGGGGATAAAAAAAGGTTCTGAATCGGTTCTGCTGCTCTTCACCGCTGCAAAGTGACAATCACAAAGTCAACATTGCTTCTTGTTTATGAATAAAAAGGGAGGGTAATTGGCTTTAAACAATAAATCTATATTTGATGGGGCAGATGATGCGAGAGAAAGAGGAATTGGCTTCAAGTGTTTAAAAGTAGAAAGTGCTCCAGTGCAGAAACGGGTCGGTACAAACGATTCCAAACCAAATTGTTCTTCAGAGTGACGCCTCCGCCTAGCAGACACTCACACATTGACACAGCTCGCAGATGAGGAAGGCGCCCAGCGTCGCTTCCTCGTGGTTGTCCTGAATGTCTACATTGATGACGTGCACGGGCTGCATCGTCTCCTGCTCCCGTGAGCTCAGATCTGCAAACGCGACGGCAAGACACCGTGAGCGAGGTGCCGAACGCTGCAGACGGTCGGCACGGGAGGCCCCACTCACCCTCCAGCACTTGGTCGTACACGCGCTCCTCGCAGGTGATCACCAGGTCAAACTTGTCCCTGCAGCTCTGAAATCGTTCCGGCTTGGACTTGATTCGCTTGTTCCGATCCAGCATGTGGAGGATTCCGTTCTGTGTATATCTGAGGAGGGGGGTCCGGGTCAAGGAACACACCAAGGTGACAAGAGCCTACGATGATATTTGAAGTCGGGAAACAGCACCCTCTAGTGGTAACCCCGAGGAACACACGTAGCAGAAGAGATTGCGTAACCCTTTCCGTTTCGCTACACGCCACCATTGCAAGGTCATCGAGTTCAACAAACTTTGAAACGGATAGAAGATGAAGAATTCGGAAAAATGATATGATAAAAGGTAATTCAGGATATGTTTCGATATATACTGTCAATTTTCATTGTGGGCCATTAACCCATTcacgggcagggtggcaattttttgccttattgtgataaaaagtctcctaacaggccacaatcaaggaaataacactttttcgtttatggttaagttatattcTTATATTATAACCTCGGCCCAAAAATCCAACTGCTAACTCTGACTGATGaattatcctctcctgataccaaattatggcttcagattaaaacacattttgatatCTTGaaagatataatgcgtgaaaaccat
This portion of the Syngnathoides biaculeatus isolate LvHL_M chromosome 10, ASM1980259v1, whole genome shotgun sequence genome encodes:
- the ssu72 gene encoding RNA polymerase II subunit A C-terminal domain phosphatase SSU72 isoform X1, with translation MPSHPLRVAVVCSSNQNRSMEAHNILSKRGFDVRSFGTGSHVKLPGPAPDKPNVYDFKTTYEQMYNDLVRKDKELYTQNGILHMLDRNKRIKSKPERFQSCRDKFDLVITCEERVYDQVLEDLSSREQETMQPVHVINVDIQDNHEEATLGAFLICELCQCFRVCPASCPLTAGIGSGAPRDPREDKRSSTRTTWRTRSTSSCRSSRTRAAGPSSTRSASTDAATNGEIM
- the ssu72 gene encoding RNA polymerase II subunit A C-terminal domain phosphatase SSU72 isoform X2, translating into MPSHPLRVAVVCSSNQNRSMEAHNILSKRGFDVRSFGTGSHVKLPGPAPDKPNVYDFKTTYEQMYNDLVRKDKELYTQNGILHMLDRNKRIKSKPERFQSCRDKFDLVITCEERVYDQVLEDLSSREQETMQPVHVINVDIQDNHEEATLGAFLICELCQCIQHTDDMENEIDELLQEFEDKSSRAFLHTVCFY